One Sphingopyxis macrogoltabida genomic region harbors:
- a CDS encoding 2-hydroxychromene-2-carboxylate isomerase: MSLAADLFWSSRSPYSYLAIGRYRALAASHDIVINLRPVYPLAIRQPDFFERSHPNWLSYTMRDMIRVAQFHGIPFGPPRPDPIVQDVATRAIAADQPYIYRLTRLGQAAARRGKGLAFADEAAQLIWGGAQDWHSGDHLAGASRRAGLDLAELDAEAVADAEALDTEIAANQVALEIAGHWGVPTLVFDGEPFFGQDRIEMARWRMEQKGLQAR; the protein is encoded by the coding sequence ATGAGTCTTGCCGCAGACCTGTTCTGGTCCTCTCGTTCGCCCTACTCCTATCTCGCGATCGGCCGCTATCGCGCGCTCGCGGCAAGCCACGATATCGTCATCAACCTGCGCCCGGTCTATCCGCTGGCGATTCGCCAGCCCGATTTCTTCGAGCGCAGCCATCCCAACTGGCTGAGCTATACGATGCGCGATATGATCCGAGTCGCGCAGTTCCACGGCATTCCATTCGGACCGCCGCGCCCCGATCCCATCGTTCAGGACGTCGCGACCCGCGCGATAGCGGCCGACCAGCCCTATATCTATCGCCTGACGCGGCTGGGGCAGGCGGCGGCGCGGCGCGGCAAGGGGCTCGCGTTCGCCGACGAAGCCGCGCAGCTCATCTGGGGCGGCGCGCAGGACTGGCATAGCGGCGATCATCTGGCGGGCGCCTCGCGGCGCGCGGGTCTCGACCTTGCCGAACTCGACGCCGAGGCGGTGGCCGATGCCGAAGCGCTCGACACCGAAATTGCCGCGAACCAGGTCGCGCTAGAGATTGCGGGCCACTGGGGCGTGCCGACACTGGTCTTCGACGGCGAGCCGTTTTTCGGGCAGGACCGCATCGAAATGGCGCGCTGGCGGATGGAGCAAAAAGGCTTGCAGGCCCGATGA
- a CDS encoding ABC-F family ATP-binding cassette domain-containing protein has translation MSMPSITVSRLSWSTPDGRAVLSDLDLQFPPERIGIVGRNGVGKSTLLRLLTGELAPSAGHIAIDGSVAMLRQTVQVAADEQVADLFGARAGLALLRKAEAGRASVDEIADADWTLEARIDEALANVGLPVPPDTPLASLSGGQRTRAALAGAMFAAPDFLLLDEPTNNLDREGREAVRGLLDGWRGGALVVSHDRELLEGMDAIVELTTLGGARYGGGWSDYRARKDIEAAAAEAELAGAEKELGRVRRQAQVTAERQARRDAGGRRKAARGDEPAILLGTLKRRAEESVGANRRLAERQRGEAEAQLSAARAKVEVIDPLSVGLPSTGLPSSRTVLSLDHVGAGYVEGSPVIDDFSLTVTGPERVAITGPNGSGKSTLLALIAGTLAPWSGHVHVPVPFALFDQRVSLLDPALSIADNFLVRNPGTTNNACRAALARFRFRADAADRIAGTLSGGQMLRAGLACVLGAPVPPQLLILDEPANHLDLDSLTAVETGLAAYDGALLVVSHDAAFLDAIGITREVTMPHGRD, from the coding sequence ATGTCCATGCCATCGATCACCGTTTCCCGTCTCAGTTGGTCCACGCCTGACGGCCGCGCCGTCCTTTCGGACCTCGACCTCCAGTTCCCGCCCGAACGTATCGGCATCGTCGGCCGCAACGGCGTCGGCAAATCGACGCTGCTGCGCCTGCTGACCGGCGAACTCGCGCCGTCCGCCGGCCATATCGCGATCGACGGCAGCGTGGCGATGCTGCGCCAGACGGTACAGGTCGCCGCGGACGAGCAGGTTGCCGACCTGTTCGGCGCGCGCGCCGGGCTTGCCCTGCTGCGCAAGGCCGAGGCGGGCAGGGCGAGCGTCGACGAGATCGCCGATGCCGACTGGACGCTCGAAGCGCGGATCGACGAAGCGCTGGCGAATGTCGGCCTGCCCGTGCCGCCCGACACGCCGCTGGCGTCGCTCTCCGGCGGCCAGCGCACGCGCGCCGCGCTTGCCGGCGCGATGTTCGCGGCGCCCGATTTCCTGCTCCTCGACGAGCCGACCAACAATCTCGATCGCGAAGGCCGCGAAGCGGTGCGCGGGCTGCTCGACGGCTGGCGCGGCGGCGCGCTCGTCGTCAGTCACGACCGCGAATTACTTGAGGGGATGGATGCGATCGTCGAGCTCACGACGCTTGGCGGCGCGCGTTACGGCGGTGGCTGGAGCGACTATCGCGCGCGCAAGGATATCGAGGCTGCCGCGGCCGAGGCCGAGCTGGCGGGCGCCGAAAAGGAACTCGGCCGGGTCCGGCGCCAGGCGCAGGTCACCGCCGAACGGCAGGCACGCCGCGATGCCGGCGGGCGGCGCAAGGCGGCGCGCGGCGACGAGCCCGCGATCCTGCTCGGTACGCTGAAGCGCCGCGCCGAGGAAAGCGTCGGCGCCAACCGCCGCCTCGCCGAACGCCAGCGCGGCGAGGCCGAGGCACAGCTTTCCGCCGCCCGCGCGAAGGTCGAGGTCATCGACCCGCTGTCGGTCGGCCTGCCCTCGACCGGCCTGCCCTCGTCGCGCACCGTGCTGTCGCTCGATCACGTCGGCGCGGGCTATGTCGAAGGTAGCCCGGTCATCGACGATTTTTCGCTGACCGTGACCGGTCCCGAGCGGGTCGCGATCACCGGCCCCAACGGATCGGGCAAGTCGACTTTGCTCGCGCTGATCGCCGGAACACTCGCGCCGTGGAGCGGCCATGTCCATGTGCCCGTGCCCTTTGCGCTGTTCGACCAGCGCGTCAGCCTGCTCGACCCGGCGCTGTCGATTGCCGACAATTTCCTCGTCCGCAATCCGGGCACGACCAACAATGCGTGCCGCGCCGCGCTGGCGCGCTTCCGCTTTCGCGCCGACGCCGCCGACCGCATTGCGGGAACATTGAGCGGCGGCCAGATGCTGCGCGCCGGGCTCGCCTGTGTCCTCGGTGCGCCGGTGCCGCCGCAACTGCTGATCCTCGACGAGCCTGCGAACCATCTCGACCTCGATTCGCTGACCGCGGTCGAGACGGGGCTCGCGGCCTATGACGGCGCGCTGCTCGTGGTCAGTCACGACGCCGCGTTCCTCGATGCGATCGGAATCACGCGCGAGGTGACGATGCCGCACGGCCGCGATTAA
- a CDS encoding magnesium and cobalt transport protein CorA, whose protein sequence is MPIKAARVYHDGKLIRELGADEAIPEDCDDGDFFWLGLYEPTPGELAAIAKRFGLHPLAVEDALKANQLPKVEAYGDQLFVIARTANLDGDTIQPGETAFFLGPHFFVSVRHGSARTHTDVRARLETLPAKLAHGPDYVLYAILDFIVDGYFPVIDAIEDRLLLVEDSVMDTPLDAAEIRHLYAQRHEIIRFQRFVGMMKEVANSLATDDDLPNIDPAVRPFFRDIWDHVQRAEFRLSGLRDIAASVIETNGMLEQQRQGVITRQLAAWAAILAVPTAIAGIYGMNFEHMPELGWTFGYPLIVGAMATICAGLYWRFKSIGWL, encoded by the coding sequence ATGCCGATCAAGGCCGCCCGCGTCTATCATGATGGCAAGCTCATCCGCGAACTTGGCGCGGACGAGGCGATCCCCGAGGATTGCGACGACGGCGATTTCTTCTGGCTCGGGCTCTACGAACCGACGCCCGGCGAACTGGCCGCGATCGCCAAGCGCTTCGGCCTCCATCCGCTTGCGGTGGAGGATGCGCTGAAGGCGAACCAGTTGCCCAAGGTCGAAGCCTATGGCGACCAGCTTTTCGTCATCGCCCGAACCGCCAATCTCGACGGCGATACGATCCAGCCCGGCGAGACCGCTTTCTTCCTCGGCCCGCATTTCTTCGTCAGCGTCCGCCACGGGTCGGCGCGCACGCATACCGACGTGCGGGCGCGGCTCGAAACGCTGCCGGCCAAGCTCGCGCATGGGCCCGACTATGTCCTCTATGCGATCCTCGATTTCATCGTCGACGGCTATTTCCCGGTGATCGACGCGATCGAGGACCGGTTGCTGCTGGTCGAGGACAGCGTGATGGACACGCCGCTCGACGCTGCCGAAATCCGGCACCTCTATGCGCAGCGTCACGAGATCATTCGTTTCCAGCGCTTCGTCGGGATGATGAAGGAGGTTGCGAACAGCCTCGCGACCGACGACGACCTGCCCAATATCGACCCGGCGGTGCGCCCGTTCTTTCGCGACATATGGGACCATGTCCAGCGCGCCGAATTCCGCCTGAGCGGGCTGCGCGACATCGCCGCCTCGGTCATCGAGACCAACGGCATGCTCGAACAGCAGCGGCAGGGCGTGATCACCCGCCAGCTTGCCGCCTGGGCCGCGATCCTTGCGGTGCCGACGGCGATCGCGGGGATCTACGGGATGAATTTCGAGCATATGCCCGAACTCGGCTGGACCTTCGGCTACCCGCTGATTGTCGGCGCCATGGCGACGATCTGCGCAGGACTTTACTGGCGCTTCAAGAGCATCGGTTGGCTCTAG
- a CDS encoding MarR family winged helix-turn-helix transcriptional regulator — translation MSETIGFLLNDTARMFRRAYNARTRDSGITALQSRVLSYLARYPGIRQGPLAELIEVEPITLSRMIDRLEESSLVERRADPTDRRAWQLHLTASAEPLLDTLRETARDVVAEATDGLSDVERDELTRLVERVRANLSRRICQKDQKETA, via the coding sequence ATGAGCGAGACGATCGGTTTCCTGCTGAACGATACGGCGCGGATGTTTCGCCGCGCGTATAATGCGCGCACGCGCGATAGCGGGATTACGGCGCTGCAATCGCGCGTGCTGTCCTATCTGGCGCGTTATCCGGGCATCCGTCAGGGGCCGCTCGCCGAACTGATCGAGGTCGAGCCGATCACCCTGTCGCGGATGATCGACCGGCTCGAGGAATCGAGCCTTGTCGAGCGCCGCGCCGACCCGACCGACCGGCGGGCGTGGCAGCTCCACCTGACCGCATCGGCCGAACCCTTGCTCGACACGCTGCGCGAGACGGCACGCGACGTCGTCGCCGAAGCCACCGACGGGCTGAGCGATGTCGAACGCGACGAGCTGACCCGGCTTGTCGAGCGCGTCCGCGCCAACCTGTCGCGCCGCATTTGCCAAAAAGACCAAAAAGAGACCGCCTGA
- a CDS encoding MDR family MFS transporter, producing the protein MATRASPRRSAAAALPVDDSVPLHERVRYRGLLTVAVMGASVMQILDTTIANVAIPHMQSSLGATSETVNWVLTSYIIASAVAMPITGWLADRIGRRQLFLAAVAGFIVASMACGAAQNLEEMVAFRFLQGISAAFIGPLSQSVMLDINPPERHARAMSIWGMGIMVGPILGPILGGWLTEQANWRWVFYVNLPVGLLTLAMMWALLPATKTTSRRFDLFGFSMLALGLAALQLMLDRGANQDWFNSTEIWIELGVSVACLWMFIIHLLTARSPLFNRAMLADRNLVTAMGFMVVIGVVMFSSMALLPPMLQRLFDWPVIDTGLVLAVRGVGILMSMWVAGQLLGKVDARWMVGTGLFIAAYSLWQMSHWSLMMGSWPVIVSGLVQGVGMGLIFIPLNTMAFATIPPQYRTDGSSLLNLFRSVGASVGISVVTTLLGANTQTSHQDLAAHITNSSVSLLDPSTADRFGIVGDTALAMVNAEINRQAAMVAYIDDFWLMMWITLASVPLVILLRPPRPGAQAASAADMGH; encoded by the coding sequence ATGGCCACCCGAGCATCCCCACGTCGGTCGGCCGCGGCGGCGCTGCCGGTCGACGACAGCGTGCCCTTGCACGAACGGGTGCGGTATCGCGGCCTGCTGACCGTTGCCGTGATGGGCGCGTCGGTGATGCAGATCCTCGACACGACGATCGCCAACGTCGCCATCCCGCACATGCAGTCGTCGCTCGGCGCGACGAGCGAGACGGTGAACTGGGTGCTTACCAGTTATATCATCGCGTCGGCTGTCGCGATGCCGATCACCGGCTGGCTCGCCGACCGGATCGGGCGCCGCCAGTTGTTCCTCGCCGCGGTCGCGGGCTTCATCGTCGCCTCGATGGCATGCGGCGCCGCGCAGAACCTCGAGGAGATGGTGGCGTTCCGCTTCCTGCAGGGGATCAGCGCCGCCTTCATCGGGCCGCTGTCGCAATCGGTGATGCTCGATATCAACCCGCCCGAACGCCATGCACGGGCGATGTCGATCTGGGGCATGGGGATCATGGTCGGGCCGATTCTCGGGCCGATATTGGGCGGCTGGCTGACTGAACAGGCGAACTGGCGCTGGGTCTTTTACGTCAATCTGCCCGTCGGCCTCTTGACCCTCGCGATGATGTGGGCGCTCCTCCCCGCCACGAAGACGACCAGTCGCCGCTTCGACCTGTTCGGCTTTTCGATGCTCGCGCTGGGGCTCGCGGCGCTGCAACTGATGCTCGACCGCGGCGCGAACCAGGACTGGTTCAACAGCACCGAGATCTGGATCGAACTCGGGGTCAGCGTCGCCTGCCTCTGGATGTTCATCATCCACCTGTTGACCGCGCGGTCGCCGCTGTTCAACCGCGCGATGCTCGCCGATCGCAATCTCGTCACCGCGATGGGCTTCATGGTCGTGATCGGCGTCGTGATGTTCTCCTCGATGGCGCTGCTGCCGCCGATGCTGCAGCGGCTGTTCGACTGGCCGGTGATCGATACGGGGCTTGTCCTCGCCGTCCGCGGTGTCGGTATCCTGATGAGCATGTGGGTCGCGGGCCAGTTGCTCGGCAAGGTCGATGCGCGCTGGATGGTCGGCACGGGGCTGTTTATCGCCGCTTATTCCTTGTGGCAGATGAGCCATTGGTCGCTGATGATGGGAAGCTGGCCGGTGATCGTCAGCGGGCTGGTGCAGGGGGTCGGCATGGGGCTGATCTTCATCCCGCTCAACACCATGGCGTTCGCGACGATCCCGCCGCAATATCGCACCGACGGATCGAGCCTGCTCAACCTGTTCCGCAGCGTCGGCGCCTCGGTCGGCATCTCGGTCGTCACGACCTTGCTCGGCGCCAACACGCAGACGAGCCACCAGGATCTTGCCGCGCATATCACCAACAGTTCGGTCAGCCTGCTCGACCCATCGACCGCCGACCGTTTCGGGATCGTCGGCGATACAGCGCTCGCGATGGTCAATGCCGAAATCAACCGGCAGGCGGCGATGGTCGCCTATATCGACGATTTCTGGCTGATGATGTGGATCACGCTGGCGTCGGTGCCGCTGGTGATCCTGTTGCGCCCGCCGCGGCCGGGGGCGCAGGCGGCGTCGGCCGCCGACATGGGGCATTGA
- a CDS encoding GFA family protein, whose translation MSDALTGGCQCGATRFSATHADRDAYWCHCRMCQQALGNVAAAFWNVAKEVVQWTGRERATYMSSPFGRRGFCGECGTPLSFDYPDSPNIDLTVGALDDPAAVRLASHFGVESRVHGWTAGEGLPEMRSEDHAPLQDRWARARGEGE comes from the coding sequence ATGAGCGACGCGCTGACCGGCGGTTGCCAGTGCGGCGCCACCCGTTTTTCGGCGACGCATGCCGACCGCGACGCCTATTGGTGCCATTGCCGCATGTGCCAGCAGGCGCTGGGCAATGTCGCGGCCGCGTTCTGGAATGTCGCGAAGGAGGTCGTCCAATGGACCGGGCGCGAGCGCGCGACCTATATGTCCTCGCCGTTCGGCCGCCGCGGTTTTTGCGGCGAGTGCGGCACGCCGCTGAGCTTCGACTATCCCGACAGCCCGAATATCGACCTGACCGTCGGGGCGCTCGACGATCCCGCGGCGGTGCGGCTGGCGAGTCATTTCGGCGTCGAAAGCCGCGTCCACGGCTGGACCGCGGGCGAAGGCCTGCCCGAGATGCGCAGCGAGGATCATGCGCCGTTGCAGGACCGCTGGGCCCGGGCGCGCGGCGAAGGGGAATGA
- a CDS encoding TetR/AcrR family transcriptional regulator, whose protein sequence is MKPMAGRTPKNTVQDWIEAAQRTLVDEGIAGLKVDRLANRLGVTRGGFYHNFKDRDEFFEQIIRHWENSCRFLPDDPPPPRPGDAIEWLDRVIGRLIESDGYDYRFDLAVREWARADKRAEWAVERADRERLDTLQKFFEAIGCDKEHAAIRARVFYYHQIGYYAIGVRQSIAERRRNAELYMDILCGEEELKAARAAAAKGRKARAA, encoded by the coding sequence ATGAAACCTATGGCTGGACGCACGCCGAAAAATACGGTGCAAGACTGGATCGAGGCCGCGCAGCGAACGCTGGTCGATGAAGGCATCGCCGGGCTGAAGGTCGATCGCCTCGCCAACCGGCTTGGCGTGACGCGCGGCGGATTTTATCATAATTTCAAGGATCGCGACGAATTCTTCGAGCAGATCATCCGGCATTGGGAAAATAGCTGCCGCTTCCTGCCCGACGATCCGCCGCCGCCGCGCCCGGGCGATGCCATCGAATGGCTCGATCGCGTGATCGGCAGGCTGATCGAATCCGACGGTTATGATTACCGGTTCGACCTTGCCGTGCGCGAATGGGCCCGCGCCGACAAGCGTGCCGAATGGGCGGTCGAACGCGCCGACCGCGAGCGGCTCGATACGCTGCAGAAATTCTTCGAGGCGATCGGCTGCGACAAGGAGCATGCGGCGATCCGCGCCCGCGTCTTCTATTACCACCAGATCGGCTATTATGCGATCGGGGTCCGGCAGAGCATTGCCGAGCGCCGTCGCAACGCCGAACTCTATATGGACATATTGTGCGGCGAAGAGGAGCTGAAAGCCGCGCGCGCTGCCGCCGCGAAGGGACGCAAGGCCCGCGCCGCCTGA
- a CDS encoding M20/M25/M40 family metallo-hydrolase, translated as MKKLISAAALLAVLAPAAAQAADPRPDQLAFRELYSELVETNTTLSSGSCTLASERMAARLKAAGFADDQLTLFATPEHPKEGGLVAVYPGTAKAAKPILLVAHIDVVEAKREDWERDPFKLIEEGGYFYGRGTLDDKAQAAVWVDTLIRFKQQGYKPKRTVKLALTCGEETNGAFNGVEWLAANKRELIDAEFALNEGGGGDSDGKGKVLGQSVQVGEKTFANFRLETRNPGGHSSVPVRDNAIYQLSRALTKIDEYEFPVEMTDVTRRFAEAGAARGDETGNAMAALAKNPADKAALAIVDKDRFLHGNIRTTCVATLLDGGHAPNALPQRARANINCRIFPGHSIESIKAELEKVIGDPGVAVTQLPPKRPAPPAPPLDPKIIGPMEKLVAQYWPGLKVIPSMSNGYTDATFLGAVGIPTYGIPGIWGDPDGNGVHGLNERVEVKAIYVGRDYMFDLVKAYADKP; from the coding sequence ATGAAGAAACTGATCTCCGCCGCGGCCCTGCTTGCCGTGCTCGCGCCCGCGGCTGCCCAGGCCGCCGATCCCCGCCCCGATCAACTGGCCTTCCGCGAGCTCTACAGTGAGCTGGTCGAAACCAACACGACGCTGTCGTCGGGCAGTTGCACGCTCGCCTCCGAACGGATGGCGGCGCGGCTCAAGGCGGCGGGTTTTGCCGACGACCAGTTGACCTTGTTCGCGACGCCCGAGCATCCGAAGGAGGGCGGTCTCGTCGCCGTCTATCCCGGCACCGCCAAGGCGGCGAAACCGATCCTGCTCGTCGCGCACATCGACGTCGTCGAGGCGAAGCGCGAGGATTGGGAGCGCGATCCGTTCAAGCTGATCGAGGAAGGCGGCTATTTCTATGGTCGCGGCACGCTCGACGACAAGGCACAGGCGGCGGTGTGGGTCGACACGCTGATCCGCTTCAAGCAGCAAGGCTATAAGCCCAAACGCACGGTCAAGCTGGCGCTGACCTGCGGCGAGGAGACGAACGGCGCGTTCAACGGCGTCGAATGGCTCGCCGCGAACAAGCGCGAGCTGATCGACGCCGAATTCGCGCTCAACGAGGGCGGCGGCGGTGACAGCGACGGCAAGGGCAAGGTGCTCGGCCAGTCGGTGCAGGTCGGCGAAAAGACCTTCGCCAATTTCCGCCTCGAAACGCGCAACCCCGGCGGGCACAGTTCGGTGCCGGTGCGCGACAATGCGATCTACCAGCTGTCGCGCGCGCTGACCAAGATCGACGAATATGAATTTCCTGTCGAAATGACCGACGTGACGCGGCGCTTCGCCGAGGCGGGCGCGGCGCGCGGCGACGAGACAGGCAATGCGATGGCGGCGCTGGCCAAGAATCCGGCCGACAAGGCGGCGCTGGCGATCGTCGACAAGGATCGTTTCCTCCACGGCAATATCCGCACCACGTGCGTCGCCACGCTGCTCGACGGCGGACATGCGCCCAACGCGCTGCCGCAGCGCGCGAGGGCGAACATCAATTGCCGCATCTTCCCCGGCCACAGCATCGAATCGATCAAGGCCGAGCTGGAAAAGGTGATCGGCGATCCCGGCGTCGCCGTCACCCAGCTACCGCCCAAGCGCCCCGCGCCCCCGGCACCGCCGCTCGATCCGAAGATCATCGGTCCGATGGAAAAGCTCGTCGCCCAATATTGGCCGGGGCTGAAGGTGATCCCGTCGATGTCCAACGGGTATACCGATGCGACCTTCCTCGGTGCGGTCGGCATTCCGACCTATGGCATCCCGGGAATCTGGGGCGACCCCGACGGCAATGGCGTCCACGGTCTCAACGAACGCGTCGAGGTGAAAGCGATCTATGTCGGGCGCGATTATATGTTCGACCTTGTGAAGGCCTATGCCGACAAGCCCTGA
- a CDS encoding GFA family protein yields the protein MERRASCHCGTLQLRCTGEPSKVSLCHCRDCQRRTGSLFSVAAFFPRGSVSLAAGEAKTFRRPSASGFEVSFHFCPGCGSTLWWEPERMPHLVGVAVGSFADPDFPMPAQAVWAEDRHRWLELPAEMPVHARNPIKTAAPE from the coding sequence ATGGAACGACGCGCCTCCTGTCACTGCGGCACGCTGCAGCTTCGATGCACCGGCGAGCCGTCGAAAGTCTCGCTCTGCCACTGCCGCGATTGCCAGCGGCGCACCGGTTCACTGTTCAGCGTTGCGGCTTTTTTTCCGCGCGGTTCCGTCAGCCTGGCGGCGGGCGAAGCCAAGACCTTCCGGCGTCCGTCGGCGAGCGGGTTCGAGGTTTCTTTCCATTTCTGTCCCGGATGCGGTTCGACCCTGTGGTGGGAACCCGAACGCATGCCGCATCTGGTCGGCGTCGCCGTCGGCAGCTTCGCCGACCCCGATTTCCCGATGCCGGCGCAAGCGGTGTGGGCCGAGGACAGGCATCGCTGGCTGGAACTGCCGGCTGAAATGCCCGTCCATGCCCGCAACCCAATCAAGACGGCGGCACCCGAATGA
- a CDS encoding HlyD family secretion protein, producing the protein MDQISPTRPVAEEAKPPKPAPKADPVPPAQTAVAPEPVVKDTPKWRSRLLLLSVPLALIAAGGWYWLTSGGSVSTDNAYVQMDKVSVAAEVGGRITEVAVRDGQIVKAGQLLFRIDREPYALTVAQATAAIDAAEVEVGNLSASANTSSVDIAAAREDVKFAEVNFARQAALMEKGFTTKAAYDASRHAMTLAREQVRQAEAVAAEARTKLAAGPASGINPQVEAARVQRAQAEVNLGRTEVRAPSAGRVAQSDRLQIGQMMVQGLPAVTLVDTAHPWVEANFKETDLADMRIGQRAEISFDAYPGLKVRGHVLTIGAGTGSEFSVLPAQNATGNWVKVTQRVPVRIAFDEKPSREMIAGLSAEVRVFTK; encoded by the coding sequence ATGGACCAGATTTCTCCCACCCGCCCCGTCGCCGAGGAAGCGAAGCCGCCCAAGCCCGCGCCGAAGGCCGACCCGGTCCCGCCGGCGCAGACCGCCGTCGCTCCCGAACCGGTGGTCAAGGACACGCCGAAATGGCGGAGCCGTCTGCTCCTGCTCAGTGTGCCGCTGGCGCTGATAGCGGCGGGCGGCTGGTACTGGCTGACGAGCGGCGGGTCGGTGTCGACCGACAACGCCTATGTCCAGATGGACAAGGTTTCGGTCGCTGCGGAAGTCGGCGGACGCATCACCGAGGTCGCGGTGCGCGACGGCCAGATCGTCAAGGCCGGCCAACTGCTGTTCCGCATCGATCGCGAACCCTATGCGCTGACCGTCGCGCAGGCGACCGCTGCGATCGACGCTGCCGAGGTTGAGGTCGGCAACCTTTCGGCGAGTGCGAACACCTCGAGCGTCGATATCGCCGCGGCGCGCGAGGACGTCAAATTCGCCGAGGTGAATTTCGCGCGTCAGGCAGCGCTGATGGAAAAAGGCTTTACCACCAAAGCCGCCTATGACGCGTCGCGCCACGCGATGACGCTGGCGCGCGAGCAGGTGCGGCAGGCCGAAGCGGTCGCGGCCGAGGCGCGCACCAAGCTCGCCGCCGGCCCCGCGAGCGGCATCAACCCGCAGGTCGAGGCGGCGCGCGTCCAGCGCGCGCAGGCTGAGGTCAACCTCGGCCGCACCGAAGTCCGCGCGCCGAGCGCCGGGCGCGTCGCGCAATCGGACCGGCTGCAGATCGGCCAGATGATGGTTCAGGGCCTGCCCGCAGTGACGCTGGTCGACACCGCGCATCCGTGGGTCGAGGCCAATTTCAAGGAAACCGACCTCGCCGACATGCGCATCGGCCAGCGCGCCGAAATCAGCTTCGACGCCTATCCGGGGCTGAAGGTGCGCGGCCATGTGCTGACGATCGGCGCCGGCACCGGCAGCGAATTTTCGGTGCTGCCGGCGCAGAACGCCACCGGCAACTGGGTCAAGGTGACGCAGCGCGTTCCGGTCCGTATCGCCTTCGACGAAAAGCCGTCGCGCGAGATGATCGCGGGGCTGTCGGCGGAAGTGCGGGTCTTCACGAAATAG
- a CDS encoding septal ring lytic transglycosylase RlpA family protein → MKPSMLYRPAGLAAALLMLSACAGGNFRPVSDTPVRIGKPYAVRGTTYVPAAAPAYDMVGYASWYGSESGNRTANGEQFRPGWITAAHTTLPLPAYVEVTALDTGRRIIVRINDRGPFAAGRIIDLSRGAAEELGMKAQGHAAVRVRRVEPSEKDRKRLRKGKAAASLSPVPQRELERLRMRLPAKAR, encoded by the coding sequence ATGAAGCCTTCGATGCTCTACCGTCCGGCAGGTTTGGCCGCCGCCCTGCTGATGCTCTCGGCCTGCGCGGGCGGCAATTTCCGGCCGGTGAGCGACACGCCGGTGCGGATCGGCAAGCCCTATGCGGTGCGCGGCACCACCTATGTCCCCGCCGCCGCGCCGGCTTATGATATGGTCGGTTATGCGAGCTGGTACGGCAGCGAGTCGGGCAACCGCACCGCCAACGGCGAACAATTCCGTCCCGGCTGGATCACCGCCGCGCACACGACGTTGCCCCTCCCCGCCTATGTCGAGGTGACCGCGCTCGATACCGGGCGCCGTATCATCGTGCGGATCAACGATCGCGGGCCCTTTGCCGCCGGCCGGATCATCGACCTGTCGCGCGGCGCCGCCGAAGAACTGGGCATGAAGGCGCAGGGCCACGCCGCGGTGCGCGTGCGGCGGGTCGAACCGTCGGAGAAGGATCGCAAGCGGCTGCGCAAGGGCAAGGCGGCGGCGTCGCTGTCCCCGGTGCCGCAGCGCGAACTCGAACGGCTGCGGATGCGGCTCCCCGCGAAAGCCCGCTAG